One genomic segment of Chelonia mydas isolate rCheMyd1 chromosome 1, rCheMyd1.pri.v2, whole genome shotgun sequence includes these proteins:
- the LOC119565785 gene encoding LOW QUALITY PROTEIN: alpha-2-macroglobulin-like protein 1 (The sequence of the model RefSeq protein was modified relative to this genomic sequence to represent the inferred CDS: substituted 1 base at 1 genomic stop codon), translating into MVAAFFSLXEQDPNRNRIGQWLDVRPRQGIVDLSFQLADEPSLGTYTINVASTKASSTFSVEEYVLPKFEVFFEGPTQIYALDKTFPLHVCGRYTYGRAVQGTVRVTLCQKAWRSKRPPRHFGTDICEEYSGQTSSRGCFSTSVSMAVFNLTSYEYGSRLSADASLVEHGTGVQINASGQFLISRTAVTATFEKLDDYYIPGVPYRGKIKLQDHLGDIMKSTKVYLVISYMGRRFNKTYITDGTGRASFNMDTTAWNSSSVSLEGRFKLEDLVQEPGKINVGYVNAYQYLQPFHVTTKSFLKIHPLPGMLPCGLKQNVQVTFALSRKDLGEGASHMDFAYYVTGKVGIVVRGQKNIRIGKLSTLKGSFSIPLTFTADFTPTPSLVVYAIFPSKGVAADSIQFDVAMCFKNQVKMGFSAKETLPGSTVQLQLQAASGSVCAVRAVDKSVLLMRPEKELTNHTVYELFPFIHRHGYPYQVEEYPDLCVRLPPLLPVVSRRPWYPYQPDVFNLFRSIGLKIFSNLMIKKRTQCYYPVDNRPTAPPLRPISILEAPPESTIPGRVRQYFPETWLWDLISVGPTGNRDIPVTVPDTITEWKAGMFCMARLGFGLASTTSLVTFQPFFVDVTLPYSVVWGETFTLKATVFNYLRQCIQIQVSLAKSPDFRVDLCRSCRYVHCLCVEESRTFSWSVTATTLGTANIKVSTVVMDNTPQCGGRRTFPPAMPRKDTLIKPLLVQPEGVLVEKAHSCRLCPRGGNTVKDPVSLTLPANVVKGSARATISVLGDIMGTALQNLDRLVQMPSGCGEQNMVLFAPIIYVLQYLEKTGQLTPEIRERATGFLHSGYQRQLLYKHSHGAYSAFGERDREGNTWLTAFVVKSFGQAKKSIFIDDKNIQDALKWLELHQLPSGCFTNKGRFFHSSMKGGVNDEISLGAYITAALLELGQPLKGSMVQAALRCLIHAVHNVTNVYTEAVLAYAFALAGDYEVTQELLYKLDEQAIKSGGQIHWSPKPSSPAATDFWPRTQSVDVELTAYVLLAYLSKPRINARDMATAAGIVAWLARKQNARGGFASTQDTVVALQALAKYAARTFSTLAQVTVTVKSQRSFERKFQVTHKNRLLLQHAVLTEIPGEFSVQAQGSGCVYAQTVLRYNEPPPRVSVTFSLRVTTQLMDCAQGNARFLTVRIHVSYIGSRVTSNMVILEVSLLSGFSLASGSHTSLQQRPLVRKTEVKIDAIFIYLEKLSDESQTFVLQLEQEIEVKGLKPANIKVYDYYQPEEQALADYNAVCS; encoded by the exons ATGGTGGCtgcctttttttctctctgagaGCAGGACCCCAACCGTAACCGGATTGGTCAATGGCTGGATGTGCGACCGAGGCAGGGCATTGTGGATCTCTCCTTCCAGTTAGCTGATGAACCTTCCCTGGGGACTTACACCATCAACGTGGCCAGCACAAAAGCTTCCAGTACCTTTAGTGTTGAGGAGTATG tgctgccaaaattTGAGGTTTTCTTTGAGGGGCCAACTCAGATTTACGCATTGGATAAAACCTTCCCGCTCCACGTGTGTGGCAG GTACACCTATGGGAGAGCAGTGCAGGGCACCGTGCGGGTGACCCTGTGTCAGAAAGCTTGGCGATCCAAGCGGCCCCCAAGACACTTTGGCACAGATATCTGTGAGGAGTACAGTGGCCAG accagcagcaggggCTGCTTCTCCACTTCTGTGAGCATGGCAGTCTTTAACCTCACCTCCTACGAGTATGGCAGCAGGCTCAGTGCAGACGCCTCTCTGGTGGAACATGGCACAG GGGTGCAAATCAATGCCTCTGGCCAATTCCTCATCTCCAGGACAGCTGTGACTGCCACATTTGAGAAGCTGGATGATTACTACATCCCTGGAGTCCCCTACAGAGGGAAG ATTAAACTACAGGATCATCTTGGGGATATTATGAAAAGCACAAAAGTTTACCTCGTGATAAGCTACATGGGGCGACGGTTTAACAAAACATACATCACAGATGGCACTGGGAGAGCTTCATTCAACATGGACACAACTGCCTGGAATAGCTCGTCGGTCTCTTTGGAG GGAAGATTCAAACTGGAGGATCTGGTGCAGGAACCTGGGAAGATCAACGTTGGTTATGTGAATGCTTACCAGTACCTGCAGCCGTTCCATGTCACAACCAAGAGCTTCCTGAAGATACACCCACTGCCGGGAATGCTGCCCTGCGGGCTGAAGCAGAATGTCCAGGTTACATTTGCCCTCAGCCGGAAGGACCTGGGAGAAGGAGCCAGCCACATGGATTTCGCCTACTAT GTCACTGGGAAAGTCGGGATTGTCGTCAGGGGCCAGAAGAACATACGGATTGGGAAACTGAGCA CACTGAAAGGCTCCTTCTCCATCCCTCTGACCTTCACCGCCGACTTCACGCCCACCCCTTCATTAGTGGTGTACGCCATCTTCCCCAGCAAAGGAGTGGCAGCCGACAGCATCCAGTTTGATGTTGCCATGTGCTTCAAAAACCAG GTGAAGATGGGCTTCTCAGCTAAAGAAACTCTCCCAGGATCGACAGTCCAGCTCCAGCTTCAGGCAGCTTCCGGCTCGGTGTGTGCAGTCCGGGCAGTGGACAAGAGCGTGCTCCTCATGAGGCCAGAGAAAGAGCTCACCAACCACACA GTCTATGAGTTATTCCCTTTCATACACCGCCATGGGTACCCCTACCAAGTTGAGGAATACCCAGATCTATGTGTGCGACTTCCACCTTTATTACCAGTGGTGTCACGGAGGCCTTGGTATCCCTATCAGCCGGATGTCTTTAACCTCTTCAGG AGCATAGGCCTGAAAATCTTTTCCAACCTCATGATAAAGAAACGGACTCAGTGCTATTATCCAGTGGACAACAGGCCAACAGCACCCCCACTAAGGCCCATTAGCATCCTGG AGGCTCCTCCAGAATCCACTATCCCAGGGAGAGTTCGCCAGTATTTCCCTGAAACTTGGCTCTGGGATTTGATCTCTGTCGG TCCCACTGGAAACAGGGACATCCCAGTCACGGTGCCTGACACCATCACTGAGTGGAAAGCCGGGATGTTCTGCATGGCCAGGCTGGGCTTTGGACTCGCCTCAACCACAAGCCTTGTGACATTCCAGCCCTTCTTCGTGGATGTGACGCTGCCATACTCTGTGGTCTGGGGAGAGACCTTCACCCTAAAGGCCAccgtcttcaactacctgaggcAGTGCATCCAG ATCCAAGTGTCCCTGGCTAAATCCCCAGACTTCCGGGTGGACTTGTGCAGGAGCTGCAGGTATGTCCACTGCCTGTGTGTAGAAGAATCCAGAACCTTCTCATGGAGCGTGACAGCCACAACACTGG GGACGGCAAATATTAAGGTCAGCACAGTAGTGATGGACAACACGCCACAGTGTGGAGGCAGGAGAACCTTCCCCCCAGCAATGCCACGGAAGGATACACTGATCAAGCCTCTGTTAGTCCAG CCAGAGGGAGTGCTCGTGGAGAAGGCTCACAGCTGCCGGCTGTGCCCTAGAGGAG GAAATACAGTCAAAGACCCTGTGTCCCTCACCCTCCCTGCTAATGTCGTGAAAGGATCAGCCAGGGCTACCATCTCTGTCCTGG GGGACATCATGGGGACAGCGCTGCAGAACCTGGACCGGCTGGTGCAGATGCCCAGTGGCTGCGGGGAGCAGAACATGGTGCTGTTCGCCCCCATCATCTACGTGCTGCAGTATCTGGAGAAGACGGGGCAGCTGACCCCAGAGATCAGGGAGAGGGCGACGGGATTCCTGCACAGTG ggtaCCAGAGGCAGCTCCTGTACAAGCACAGCCATGGTGCATACAGCGCCTTCGGGGAGCGCGATAGAGAGGGGAACACGTG GCTGACGGCATTTGTGGTTAAGAGTTTTGGACAAGCCAAAAAATCCATCTTCATAGATGACAAGAACATTCAAGATGCCCTGAAATGGCTGGAGCTTCACCAGCTCCCCAGCGGCTGCTTTACCAACAAAGGGAGGTTCTTCCACTCTTCCATGAAG GGCGGAGTGAATGATGAGATCTCTCTGGGGGCCTACATCACTGCAGCAttgctggagctggggcagccaTTGAAG GGCAGCATGGTGCAGGCCGCCTTACGTTGCCTCATTCACGCCGTTCACAATGTCACCAACGTTTACACGGAAGCTGTGTTGGCCTACGCCTTCGCCCTGGCTGGGGACTATGAGGTGACCCAGGAGCTGCTGTACAAGCTGGATGAACAGGCCATCAAATCAG GAGGCCAAATCCActggagccccaagcccagcTCCCCGGCTGCCACAGATTTCTGGCCTAGGACTCAGTCAGTGGATGTTGAGCTGACAGCCTACGTGCTCCTGGCTTACCTCTCCAAACCACGCATAAACGCGAGGGACATGGCCACTGCTGCCGGCATCGTGGCCTGGCTGGCCCGGAAGCAGAACGCCCGCGGAGGGTTTGCTTCCACACAG GACACGGTGGTCGCGCTGCAGGCCCTGGCTAAGTACGCAGCCCGGACGTTCAGCACATTGGCACAGGTGACGGTGACGGTGAAGTCTCAGAGGAGCTTTGAGAGGAAGTTCCAGGTCACCCACAAGAACCGGCTGCTACTGCAGCATGCGGTGCTGACGGAAATCCCCGGGGAGTTCTCAGTGCAGGCCCAGGGCAGCGGCTGCGTCTACGCCCAG ACGGTGCTGAGATACAACGAGCCTCCTCCACGGGTTTCCGTGACCTTCTCTCTGCGCGTCACCACGCAGCTGATGGACTGCGCCCAGGGCAATGCGCGCTTCCTCACCGTCCGCATCCACGTCAG ctacATCGGGAGCAGAGTCACTTCCAACATGGTGATTCTGGAGGTCTCCCTGCTGTCTGGATTCAGTCTGGCTTCAGGCTCCCACACATCG CTGCAGCAGAGACCCCTCGTTAGGAAAACGGAGGTGAAAATTGATGCAATCTTCATTTATCTAGAGAAG CTGAGCGATGAGTCACAGACCTTCGTCCTGCAATTGGAACAAGAGATCGAGGTGAAGGGCCTGAAACCAGCCAACATCAAAGTCTATGACTACTACCAGCCag AGGAGCAAGCCCTGGCTGACTATAATGCTGTCTGCAGCTGA
- the LOC122465831 gene encoding alpha-2-macroglobulin-like protein 1 produces the protein MWAPIILSCVFYTMMTVAQPRYLIVIPAELTFPSVQRVCLDLRGVEKPIRVALTLVHASRSLVLFRRVIRNNRILECSKFWVPSPAGGREEVCTVQLTISNGRYFNVKEEKKVLIRRGDSSTFVQTDKPIYTPGQKVKFRILTLNEKFVPLNSKVRHIQVDKGKFPDSTSLTPLQSPGPWQFQVMSVSFPMNVDKV, from the exons ATGTGGGCTCCCATCATCCTTAGCTGCGTGTTCTACACCATGATGACAGTGGCACAACC GAGATACCTGATTGTCATCCCAGCCGAACTGACCTTCCCATCTGTCCAGAGGGTGTGCTTGGACCTGAGAGGGGTGGAGAAGCCCATTCGAGTGGCCTTGACTCTTGTGCATGCGTCCAGGAGCCTTGTCCTCTTCCGAAGGGTCATCCGGAACAACaggatcttggaatgctccaagtTTTGG gtcccatctccagctgggggCCGGGAGGAGGTTTGCACCGTCCAGCTGACCATCTCCAACGGCCGCTACTTCAATgtgaaggaggagaagaaggtcCTGATCCGCAGGGGTGACAGCAGCACCTTCGTCCAGACGGACAAACCCATTTACACGCCAGGGCAGAAAG TGAAGTTTCGGATTTTGACTCTGAATGAGAAGTTTGTTCCCCTTAACAGCAAGGTAAGGCATATTCAAGTGGACAAAGGGAAGTTTCCTGACTCCAcatccctcacccccctccagtCACCTGGTCCCTGGCAATTCCAAGTCATGTCTGTCTCTTTCCCCATgaatgtagacaaggtctaa